A window from Vigna angularis cultivar LongXiaoDou No.4 chromosome 7, ASM1680809v1, whole genome shotgun sequence encodes these proteins:
- the LOC128197809 gene encoding probable receptor-like protein kinase At2g42960 yields MATVSLPSRTSYHAIPHRATTSLLLSVLSDTGNPGRGSSPPVQTHGPPLLHRALRFSPPRPLSVFRLCNGFWILGKINPWIRGAVKKILNNLGQVEKEFRVEVEAIGHVRHQNIVRLLGYCIKGVHRLLVYEYVNNGNLEQWLHGAMSQKGILTWEARMKVINGIAKA; encoded by the exons ATGGCCACCGTATCACTGCCTTCACGGACCAGCTACCACGCCATACCACACCGCGCCACTACTTCCTTGCTCTTATCTGTTCTCTCCGACACCGgcaacccagggaggggttcgtCTCCACCAGTTCAAACACACGGTCCGCCGCTTCTTCATCGAGCTCTCCGCTTTTCACCACCGAGACCGCTCTCCGTTTTCCGATTGTGTAATGGGTTTTGGATTTTG GGGAAGATTAATCCATGGATCCGAGGTGCGGTTAAGAAAATTCTTAACAACTT GGGACAAGTAGAGAAAGAGTTCAGGGTAGAAGTGGAAGCTATTGGCCATGTGAGACATCAAAATATTGTGCGCTTACTTGGTTATTGTATAAAAGGAGTTCACAG GTTACTGGTGTATGAATATGTGAACAATGGTAACTTAGAACAATGGCTACATGGGGCTATGAGCCAAAAAGGGATACTTACCTGGGAAGCGCGGATGAAAGTTATAAATGGCATAGCCAAAGCGTAA